A region of Procambarus clarkii isolate CNS0578487 chromosome 48, FALCON_Pclarkii_2.0, whole genome shotgun sequence DNA encodes the following proteins:
- the LOC138350984 gene encoding platelet binding protein GspB-like encodes MKLSFCTIAEADMAATQGLKCLGVKIPPAQIKKERYYDLQKCFKCYKYTHSTNICPEPISKCSVCAEDRHHSVCRTDFQRCLLYDGGSCCEKAVEISDSLRLRANQIIVEDFNHHKVDWETVDQILPEESDAHRSCRTELLSERTDEPAKQDRTNHQDIEINEHDIEYTKLASTEPSWQAQSQAGKHRAKLASTEPSWQAQSQAGKHRAKLASTEPSWQAQSQGPSWQAQSQAGKHRVKGQAGKHRAKLASTEPSWQAQDEADEHRTKLTSTGPSWQAQDQTGKHRTKLASTEQSWQAQDQAGKHRAKLASTGPSWQAQSQAGKHRTKLASTEPSWQAQDQAGKHRAKLASTGPSWQAQSQAGKHRTKLASTEPSWQAQDQAGKHRAKLASTGPSWQAQDQAGKHRAKLASTEPSWQAQGQGGKHRAKLASTEPSWQAQSQAGKHRAKLASTEPSWQAQDQAGKHRAKLASTEPSWQAQGQAGKHRAKLASTEPSWQAQSQAGKHRAKLASAEPSWTKLASTEPSWQAQSKAGKHGAKLASTGPSWQAQSQAGKHGAKLASTEPSWQAQSQAGKHRAKLASTGPSWQAQSQAGKHRAKLASTEPSWQAQSQAGKHRVKGQAGKHRAKLASTEPSWQAQDEADEHRTKLTSTGPSWQAQDQTGKHRTKLASTEQSWQAQDQAGKHRAKLASTGPSWQAQSQAGKHRTKLASTEPSWQAQDQAGKHRAKLASTGPSWQAQSQAGKHRTKLASTEPSWQAQDQAGKHRAKLASTGPSWQAQDQAGKHRAKLASTEPSWQAQGQGGKHRAKLASTEPSWQAQSQAGKHRAKLASTEPSWQAQSQAGKHRAKLASTGPSWQAQSQAGKHRAKLASTGPSWQAQSQAGKHRAKLASTEPSWQAQSQAGKHGAKLVSTGPSWQAQSQAGKHRAKLASTEPSWQAQDQAGKHEQPEARASTGAQAGKHRAKLASTEPSWQARSQAGKHRTKLASTEPSWQAQSQAGKHRAKLASTGPSWQARSQMASTEPSWQAQSQGWQARSQAGKHRVKLASTEPSWQAQGQAGKHRVKLASTEPSWQAQGQAGKHGAKLASTEPSWQAQGQAGKHRAKLASTEPSWQAQSQAGKHGAKLASTGPSWQAQSQAGKHRAKLASTEPSWQAQGQAGKHRAKLASTGPSWQAQGQAGKHGAKLASTGSSWQARSQAGKHGAKLTSKGLQTSSGLETGGLKTSGGLKTSGGLKTSGGLKTSGGLQTSGGLQTSSGLQTSRGLQPSSGLQTSGGLQISDGLQTSRGLQTSRGLQTSRGLQTSGGLQTSGGL; translated from the exons TGAGAAAgcagtggagatcagtgacagcCTCAGACTTAGAGCAAACCAGATAATAGTGGAAGACTTTAATCACCACAAAGTTGACTGGGAAACAGTGGATCAAATATTACCGGAAGAGAGCGACGCTCACAGGAGCTGCAGAACGGAActcctgtcagagaggacagacgAGCCGGCAAAACAAGACAGGACGAATCACCAGGATATTGAGATCAACGAGCATGATATAGAG TACACCAAGCTGGCAAGCACAGAGCCAAGCTGGCAAGCACAGAGCCAAGCTGGCAAGCACAGAGCCAAGCTGGCAAGCACAGAGCCAAGCTGGCAAGCACAGAGCCAAGCTGGCAAGCACAGAGCCAAGCTGGCAAGCACAGAGCCAAGCTGGCAAGCACAGAGTCAAGGGCCAAGCTGGCAAGCACAGAGCCAAGCTGGCAAGCACAGAGTCAAGGGCCAAGCTGGCAAGCACAGAGCCAAGCTGGCAAGCACGGAGCCAAGCTGGcaagcacaggacgaagctgACGAGCACAGGACCAAGCTGACAAGCACAGGACCAAGCTGGCAAGCACAGGACCAAACTGGCAAGCACAGGACCAAGCTGGCAAGCACAGAGCAAAGCTGGCAAGCACAGGATCAAGCTGGCAAGCACAGAGCCAAGCTGGCAAGCACAGGACCAAGCTGGCAAGCACAGAGCCAAGCTGGCAAGCACAGGACCAAGCTGGCAAGCACAGAGCCAAGCTGGCAAGCACAGGACCAAGCTGGCAAGCACAGAGCCAAGCTGGCAAGCACAGGACCAAGCTGGCAAGCACAGAGCCAAGCTGGCAAGCACAGGACCAAGCTGGCAAGCACAGAGCCAAGCTGGCAAGCACAGGACCAAGCTGGCAAGCACAGAGCCAAGCTGGCAAGCACAGGACCAAGCTGGCAAGCACAGGACCAAGCTGGCAAGCACAGAGCCAAGCTGGCAAGCACAGAGCCAAGCTGGCAAGCACAGGGCCAAGGTGGCAAGCACAGAGCCAAGCTGGCAAGCACAGAGCCAAGCTGGCAAGCACAGAGCCAAGCTGGCAAGCACAGAGCCAAGCTGGCAAGCACAGAGCCAAGCTGGCAAGCACAGGACCAAGCTGGCAAGCACAGAGCCAAGCTGGCAAGCACAGAGCCAAGCTGGCAAGCACAGGGCCAAGCTGGCAAGCACAGAGCCAAGCTGGCAAGCACAGAGCCAAGCTGGCAAGCACAGAGCCAAGCTGGCAAGCACAGAGCCAAGCTGGCCAGCGCGGAGCCAAGCTG GACCAAGCTGGCAAGCACAGAGCCAAGCTGGCAAGCACAGAGCAAAGCTGGCAAGCACGGAGCCAAGCTGGCAAGCACAGGGCCAAGCTGGCAAGCACAGAGCCAAGCTGGCAAGCACGGAGCCAAGCTGGCAAGCACAGAGCCAAGCTGGCAAGCACAGAGCCAAGCTGGCAAGCACAGAGCCAAGCTGGCAAGCACAGGACCAAGCTGGCAAGCACAGAGCCAAGCTGGCAAGCACAGAGCCAAGCTGGCAAGCACAGAGCCAAGCTGGCAAGCACAGAGCCAAGCTGGCAAGCACAGAGTCAAGGGCCAAGCTGGCAAGCACAGAGCCAAGCTGGCAAGCACGGAGCCAAGCTGGcaagcacaggacgaagctgACGAGCACAGGACCAAGCTGACAAGCACAGGACCAAGCTGGCAAGCACAGGACCAAACTGGCAAGCACAGGACCAAGCTGGCAAGCACAGAGCAAAGCTGGCAAGCACAGGATCAAGCTGGCAAGCACAGAGCCAAGCTGGCAAGCACAGGACCAAGCTGGCAAGCACAGAGCCAAGCTGGCAAGCACAGGACCAAGCTGGCAAGCACAGAGCCAAGCTGGCAAGCACAGGACCAAGCTGGCAAGCACAGAGCCAAGCTGGCAAGCACAGGACCAAGCTGGCAAGCACAGAGCCAAGCTGGCAAGCACAGGACCAAGCTGGCAAGCACAGAGCCAAGCTGGCAAGCACAGGACCAAGCTGGCAAGCACAGAGCCAAGCTGGCAAGCACAGGACCAAGCTGGCAAGCACAGGACCAAGCTGGCAAGCACAGAGCCAAGCTGGCAAGCACAGAGCCAAGCTGGCAAGCACAGGGCCAAGGTGGCAAGCACAGAGCCAAGCTGGCAAGCACAGAGCCAAGCTGGCAAGCACAGAGCCAAGCTGGCAAGCACAGAGCCAAGCTGGCAAGCACAGAGCCAAGCTGGCAAGCACAGAGCCAAGCTGGCAAGCACAGAGCCAAGCTGGCAAGCACAGGACCAAGCTGGCAAGCACAGAGCCAAGCTGGCAAGCACAGAGCCAAGCTGGCAAGCACAGGGCCAAGCTGGCAAGCACAGAGCCAAGCTGGCAAGCACAGAGCCAAGCTGGCAAGCACAGAGCCAAGCTGGCAAGCACAGAGCCAAGCTGGCAAGCACGGAGCCAAGCTGGTAAGCACAGGACCAAGCTGGCAAGCACAGAGCCAAGCTGGCAAGCACAGAGCCAAGCTGGCAAGCACGGAGCCAAGCTGGCAAGCACAGGACCAAGCTGGCAAGCACGAGCAGCCAGAAGCAAGGGCAAGCACGGGAGCCCAAGCTGGCAAGCACAGAGCCAAGCTGGCAAGCACAGAGCCAAGCTGGCAAGCACGGAGCCAAGCTGGCAAGCACAGGACCAAGCTGGCAAGCACAGAGCCAAGCTGGCAAGCACAGAGCCAAGCTGGCAAGCACAGAGCCAAGCTGGCAAGCACAGGACCAAGCTGGCAAGCACGGAGCCAGATGGCAAGCACAGAGCCAAGCTGGCAAGCACAGAGCCAAGGCTGGCAAGCACGGAGCCAAGCTGGCAAGCACAGGGTCAAGCTGGCAAGCACAGAGCCAAGCTGGCAAGCACAGGGCCAAGCTGGCAAGCACAGGGTCAAGCTGGCAAGCACGGAGCCAAGCTGGCAAGCACAGGGTCAAGCTGGCAAGCACGGAGCCAAGCTGGCAAGCACGGAGCCAAGCTGGCAAGCACAGGGTCAAGCTGGCAAGCACAGAGCCAAGCTGGCAAGCACAGAGCCAAGCTGGCAAGCACAGAGCCAAGCTGGCAAGCACGGAGCCAAGCTGGCAAGCACAGGACCAAGCTGGCAAGCACAGAGCCAAGCTGGCAAGCACAGAGCCAAGCTGGCAAGCACGGAGCCAAGCTGGCAAGCACAGGGTCAAGCTGGCAAGCACAGAGCCAAGCTGGCAAGCACAGGGCCAAGCTGGCAAGCACAGGGTCAAGCTGGCAAGCACGGAGCCAAGCTGGCAAGCACAGGGTCAAGCTGGCAAGCACGGAGCCAAGCTGGCAAGCACGGAGCCAAGCTG ACCTCCAAAGGATTACAAACCTCCAGTGGATTAGAGACCGGTGGATTAAAGACCTCCGGTGGATTAAAGACCTCCGGTGGATTAAAGACCTCCGGTGGATTAAAGACCTCCGGTGGATTACAGACCTCCGGTGGATTACAGACCTCTAGTGGATTACAGACCTCCCGTGGATTACAGCCCTCTAGTGGATTACAGACCTCCGGTGGATTACAGATTTCCGATGGATTACAGACCTCCCGTGGATTACAGACCTCCCGTGGATTACAGACCTCCCGTGGATTACAGACCTCTGGTGGATTACAGACCTCTGGTGGATTATAG